From one Desulfobaculum bizertense DSM 18034 genomic stretch:
- a CDS encoding ABC-type transport auxiliary lipoprotein family protein, protein MIKHAKLLTLVMVASLFSSILLLSGCTPALQTEAPQIRRYALLPKHPAPAANPHKGVLQVRPVSVSPMFNSLSFIYRSSDQGYAEDYYNQFLSSPSGMFTQIFRDGLGASRAFSTVLPDGSTLAPDFTLECVVTAMYADFRNPDKAQAVLELQAFLIDRRGSEFRPIMRKDYSLLSPLPEANAQGYAQALEATAAQALQAIANDLSAISLAPVK, encoded by the coding sequence GTGATAAAGCATGCAAAACTGCTCACCCTCGTTATGGTCGCAAGCCTCTTCTCCAGCATCCTCCTGCTCTCTGGCTGCACTCCGGCGCTCCAGACTGAGGCACCACAGATTCGCCGCTATGCCTTGCTCCCGAAGCATCCAGCACCAGCAGCAAATCCGCACAAAGGCGTTCTTCAAGTGCGACCCGTCAGCGTCTCGCCCATGTTTAACAGCCTCTCTTTTATCTATCGTAGCAGCGATCAGGGATATGCAGAGGATTATTACAACCAGTTCCTCTCCAGTCCCTCCGGTATGTTTACACAGATTTTCCGCGATGGACTCGGCGCCTCTCGCGCTTTCTCTACCGTGCTCCCCGATGGCTCCACTCTCGCACCAGACTTCACCCTCGAATGTGTCGTCACTGCGATGTATGCCGACTTTCGCAATCCAGACAAAGCGCAGGCCGTTCTCGAGCTTCAGGCTTTTCTCATCGATCGCCGTGGCTCAGAATTCCGCCCCATTATGCGCAAAGATTATTCGCTTCTCTCTCCCCTCCCCGAAGCGAACGCCCAAGGCTATGCTCAGGCTCTCGAAGCAACTGCGGCTCAGGCCTTACAGGCCATTGCCAACGACCTAAGCGCTATCAGCCTCGCTCCTGTGAAGTAG